The DNA sequence TAATGAGGTGATGATCATGCCGAAGATCACAAAAATAACCCCAGCGAAACGAAGTAAAGCTCGTTTTCATATATATATAGATAAAGGGGAAGGGGAAGAATATGCTTTCTCCGTTTCTGAAGATGTTTTTATTAAGCATCATTTGTCTAAAGGGAAAGAATTGTCACAACAGGAAATTGCAAACATTCGCGAAGAAGATGTATTAGATAAAGCGTTCCAAAAAACGCTCAACTATATATCTTACCGTATGAGATCAGAAAAAGAAGTGTTCACATATTTAAAGGATCTGGAAATTAGTCCGGAAGATGCACATAACCTAATTGATCGACTAAAGGATTTAAATGTGCTCGATGATCTTATGTTTGCAGAGGCTTTCGTCAGAACGAAAAAAAATACGCAAAAAAAGGGTCCCTTCATTATTGAACAGGAGCTATACGAAAAAGGGATATCACAAAAGCATATTGATCAAGCGATGAAGCAGTATCCAATGGAAGAGCAATTGGAAAACGCAATGGTCATTATCTCGAAAAAAAAGTCAGGCTATAAATCAGACTCTCAAAAGCAGAAGAAACAAAAAATGCATCAATTTTTACTTCAAAGAGGCTTTTCTACTAATGTTGCTAAGGAAGCGATTGAAGAGAGTGATTTAGATAACAGTTTTAATGAGGATTTGGAATGGCAGGCAATTGCAAAGCAAGGAGAAAAAGCGTTAAGAAAGTTTATGAAATATGAGAATTATGAAAGAGATATGAGAATAAAACAGTTTTTATATCAAAAAGGATTTCAAATAGACTTAATCGATAAATGGATAAATGAACGAGTAAAGGAAGAGGGTTAATTTCTTTCATAAGTAGATGCATTTGTTTATAATACACGTAAATAAGTTTTTATAGGAGAGTTAAAATGGAAAAACGCTATAGTCAAATGACCCAACAGGAATTGATGTCCGAAATTGCGCAATTAAAAGTGAAGGCACAAAAAGCGGAACAAATGGGAATCATAAATGAATATGCCGTTTATGAGCGAAAAATGGTAATGGCTCAAGCGTATTTGATGGATCCATCCGCCTTCAAAGCTGGAGACACATATGAAATACGTGACTCTCAAGAGCAGTTTAAAATTTCCTACATGAACGGTGTATTTGCTTGGGGATATAGAAATGACTCATCTGAGGAAGAAGCATTGCCAATTTCTCTATTAGGCAGTAAAAAATAATGAAAGGAGAGGAGCTAGAATCAGCCCTCTCGTCATTCATTCACATTATTGTGGAGGTCGTTCCTCAATAGAGGAGGTCACTCGCAAATCTACTCACCAGGGTCATGCTTTCTACTTTGGGTAGAAGCTTGCATACGTTCTGCTGGATGGTCGTTGATGGATCCGTCAGCACGTTTGGATGCGTAAGCAGCTTTTGCTCTAGGTTCTCCATCTAAAGATATTCTCGGTGGGAAGCCTTTTTCTTTATTACGCATAAAAGAAAACCTCCTTTTTATTGGGAACACTTATATTATTTGAGCAAAACACTAAAATATGATTTGAAATTGTTGTAAAAGGGGTAAGGAAAGATGATGAATGATTACTTTGAACGATTAACAACGCAGCTCTTAGAGCAAAACAATAAGATCTCTTATGCAGAGGCAAGAACGTGGATTGAGCTATTATGGGAGGATTTTGAAGCGACATATGCAAAAGCTGGCCGTAAATATCAGGGGCAAGAAATGACGGAAAAGATATTGTCACAATGGATCAACAATTATGGCTCTCGACTTCATGAAGTACTCATCGAAAAGCCGAAATATCGAGAATTATTCGAGCAAAAAAAGTTTTACCATTAATTTATGTACAACAGAGGAAATTGAGTGGCTATACCATACACAAGAGGGTGACGCAAAGGTTGTAATAACCTATTGCGTCACCCTCTTAGCAATGTGCTAGCAGCCTTTATTAAGTGGCTGGGATAGGTCTTAAAAAAATTAAATTGCAACTTCAAGCTTTCTCTTCAACGTTTCATTATTAAAAATCCACCCCGTGTAAGAGGAAAGTATTTCATGTTCAGAGTTTAATCGCACGATAGCAATGAACGGATAATGCCCTTTACTACGATAACGAAGATCAACAAATTTTACAGTATATCCATGCGATTCCTCAGTAACCTCCCATCGATATGCAGGAGAAAAAGAGAGAAACGCACTTAAATTTGGGTCCTTACGAGCATCCTTAATGATTTGCAAATCAGGAATTGTCTCAAAAGGATATGTTTCAAAATACTCTAGAGTCCCATTCTTCATTTTAGCAACGTACATTTCATCTTTTGTACGCACAACGATATGCCAACTGTTCCACCGGTACGTAGGTGATGTGAAAATATGCGTTGCGTCAGGATGAAGACTTTTTACATAACGGTAAACTGCCCGTTGCGCACGTACTCTCCAAATATAGTAACAGGTAATTACTGCGTACATCGCTAAAAACGTCCAACCTGGGTCTGTACCAAATCGCCAAAGAATAATGCCGATAATGTGAGTGATAAATATAAAGATGTCAAAAATATTAATAACGCCTAATGCAATCCACTTATCCTTAATAGGAGCAAAAGCCTTCGTTCCATATGCATTAAAAATATCAACAAAAACATGAAGGAATACAGCTAAAAACGTCCATAGCCATAGGTGAAGTACGTTCACGTTTGGAATAGTAAGTGTCAAAACGATAGTGATGAGTGTTGGCCATATAAACCAAGCTGGTATAGAGTGAGTAACTCCCCTATGATGTCTTAAGTAGGTTGCGTTATTTTTTAGTTTTAGTACCGTGTCAAAATCAGGTGCTTGAGAGCCGATGATCGCACCGAGCATCACTGCCTGAGTCATTGTCGGACTTCCAGAAACGATAGGATCCAGTGTTGCTAAGCCGCCAAGAGCGACTCCCATGACAACATGGGTTCCCGTATCCATATGCTTCCCTCCTTGGTGGTGGTACAATTACTTTATGCTTTAACATTATTGTCGGTATGTACGAAAGTAAACCGTTGTTATTCATTTTTAAAAAAATCGTTACACTCTTAACTATATTATTACCCAATCTTATTAATTTTCAAAAGGAGTTTTCAATATGAATAATCAATTGCACATATTTATGGAGTATAGAATTAAAAGTGAGTATGTAAAGGAATTTGAAAATAAAATGCCCGATGTTATGAAGGAGTTGGAACGACACGAAGCGATTGAGACGGAGTGGTTTGAAGCAGCTGATCAAAAGAACTTATACGTAGAAATGTTTAAGCTACCGACACATTCTCATTACCATGATATAAAGAACGTAAGAAGAGATAAAGCCCATCCTATTTTTGGACAGTTCGACCAATACGTTGAGGGTGGAATAGAAAAGGTCCATTGTTGGGCATTTGTGAAAAGGTCTTAAGGAAGAACTTAGGGGGAAACCAGAAATGAATATAGAAGAATTACGAGAGTGGCCTGCAGAAGATTTTCAAGCTAACCTCCTTCATTGGTATGAAGAAAATAAAAGAGATTTACCTTGGAGAAGAGAGAGAGACCCTTATAAAATATGGGTGTCAGAAATCATGCTACAGCAAACGAAAGTCGATACAGTCATCCCTTATTATGAGAGGTTCATTTCCCTTTTTCCATCAGCTAAAGCACTGGCAGAAGCTGAGGAAGAAACAGTGCTAAAAGCGTGGGAAGGTCTAGGCTATTATTCGAGAGCGCGGAACTTACATGCGGCTGTCAAGGAAGTGAATGAAGTTTACGGTGGAATGGTTCCTAATAATAAAGCCGAGATTTCTCGTTTGCGAGGGGTTGGCCCTTATACTGCAGGAGCGATATTAAGTATTGCCTATAATATTCCAGCACCTGCCGTTGATGGGAATGTCATGCGTGTTGTGACGCGTCTTTTATTGATGTACGATGATATAAGCAAAGTGACTACGAGGAAAAAAATAGAAGCAATTATTGAACAAATTATTTCGGAACAACATCCATCTGAATTCAATCAAGCTTTAATGGAATTAGGCGCTCTCATCTGTACACCACGAAACCCTGCATGTCTCATTTGCCCAGTGCAACTTCAATGTAGAGCCCGCGAAGAGGGTGTACAAGAAACATTGCCAGTAAAGGCAAAAAAAGCGAAGCCAAAGCAAAAAAATATGCTAGCGCTCGTAGTGAAAAATAAAGCTGGACAAGTTTTAATTCAAAAACGACCAGAAACGGGTTTACTAGCAAATCTATGGCAGTTTCCGAATGTGGAAGCAGACAATATAGAAGCTATCGTTAATTATATGAAGGAGACAGCCCAGTTAGAGGTCGATGTAAACGTCACAGTGAAGCAGCACGTTAAACACGTTTTTACACATCTTATTTGGGAGATTGATGTGTATAGCGGTGAAGTTGGAGAATGGGGCGAAGAAACGGATCTAGAAAGTAGCTCCTTCAAGTTTGTCGATAAGGAAGATATAGATTGGTATCCATTCCCAGTATCACATCAAAAAATCATTGACCGCATGGTGAAGGGGGAAGAGTAAGTGGACTTAAACTTATCAGAAAAAAAAGTGTTGATTACAGGTGGCTCAAAAGGGATTGGAAAAGGAATTGCAAAAGCTTTTCTAAAAGAAGGCGCACAAGTTGGTGTAGTAGCAAGAGACGAGAAAGCACTGAATGCTTTAAAGAATGAAGAAGAGAAAATCGCTATTTTTCAAGGGGATATGACATCAGAAGCGGATAGAATTCGCGTTTTCAATGAGTTTATGAATGAGTTTGAAAATATCGATATTTTAATCAATAATGCGGGGGGCTCACAAGGTTCCACAGTAGAAGAGACAAATATCGAAGAGTTTGAGCAAGCAATGCAATTAAATTTCTTTTCAGCTGTTCACCTTTCAAAGCTAGCGTATAGCGAAATGAAAAAGCAAAAAACCGGAAGTATCATAAACATATCCTCCATTTTTGGAAGAGAAAGTGGTGGGAAAGTAACCTACAACAACGCAAAATCAGCAATGATTTCTTTTACGAAGGCATTTGCTGACGAGGCGGTAAAAAATGGTGTCCGCGTCAATGGCGTAGCTCCAGGAAGCATACTGCATCCAACAGGAAATTGGCAACGCCGTTTAGAGGAAAACCCAGATAAGATGAAGCAATTTGTCGAGGACGAAATTCCGGCAGGACGTTTTGGAACAGTGGGGGAGGTTGCTGATGTCGTTGTTTTCTTAGCATCGGAACGTGCTAAATGGGTTATAGGTGCAACCTTAAATGTAGATGGTGGACAATCAAGAGCAAATTTTTAATACATTCCAGTGGGCCGAGGTGCTTAGAGAGAACTGTCCTGTTCTTTTCTAAGCGCTTTTTTGATGAGGGCACTGAAAAAAACAACTTTTTCAACGGCCTCCGATATTTCCCTTTTTCAGTTCCTCTTTTTTGAGCAGGAGAGGAAAGGAAGGAATCTTTAGGATCTGTCCCCCTCCTAAAACAAAATTATGATAGAATAATAATTTATAGTGCTTAAAACACAGTGAAATAATGACATAAGGGGTAGGCAGAATGAAATTAATTTATCTTATAGCTATATTAATGGTGATGGCTGGATGTAATACAGCTGAAGGTGATCCAGATTCGTCTGCGTCCGTAGGCGAAACAGACAGTGTCCAAGAAGATCTTGCATGTGAGGCACCTTCGTTGAAAGACGATAATGAACTAGTTGTTTCGGTTGAAGGAGAAGAGAGAACGGTTGAAGGGAACACATTCGATTTCGAGTTTGGTGGTCATGTCCATGTACTACCTGGATACGAGACCAATACATACACAGGAACTGTAATGCGAGGAGAAGACGAATTACATTATCCTGGTGTAACTATTCGTGCTGAGGTTGAAGATAAAACGGATCGAGATGAAGAACCAGCAGCAACTATTGGGATTTATGAAATGCCAAGCTGGGAACCAGCGACGATTTATGATATTACGAATGATCTTAGAATGTTTAAGCAATTGCAGCCTGCAACAGTAGAATTACAGATTGATGATTATCCGGAACTTTGTTTTTTTGACTTGATTTATAGTGCGGAAAATGAAGAGAATAATAGTTTACATTATTTTTTAGGTAAAGCAATTAATGAAAAAGTGTATGTTGTCCAACTAAATGTGACGGATAAGGACGACAAGGAAAGTGAAGCAGAAGTACTTGCGATGGCTTCCACGATTTTTATCGAAAAGACAATGGAAGATCGCAAACCGATGGTTGTTACGCAAAGCTGTGAAGCAGGAGTAAACCTCTCTTTGACTTTGTCAGAGAGAATGGGTTACAACACGTCAAATGATGGGGAAATAATTCAAGAGCAGTATAGGCATTTGTTTTATTACACGGACACATACTTACGTGAAATTTTGAGTGTATCTTGTGAAGGAGAGGCGACAGAAGAAAACATTGCTTCCATTATTGCATCCCATGAAGGCATGAATCCAGATTTTGAATTTATTGATACTAGTACAATTGAAGACATAGAAGATGTTCATATGTATATCACTTATGAAACTAGTACAAATGAATTAAGAAATACAGTTTTACTGGAAAGAGATAACGTGTTAATTAAGGCGAGGTTTGGAATTAATCTATCACG is a window from the Evansella cellulosilytica DSM 2522 genome containing:
- the recX gene encoding recombination regulator RecX, coding for MPKITKITPAKRSKARFHIYIDKGEGEEYAFSVSEDVFIKHHLSKGKELSQQEIANIREEDVLDKAFQKTLNYISYRMRSEKEVFTYLKDLEISPEDAHNLIDRLKDLNVLDDLMFAEAFVRTKKNTQKKGPFIIEQELYEKGISQKHIDQAMKQYPMEEQLENAMVIISKKKSGYKSDSQKQKKQKMHQFLLQRGFSTNVAKEAIEESDLDNSFNEDLEWQAIAKQGEKALRKFMKYENYERDMRIKQFLYQKGFQIDLIDKWINERVKEEG
- a CDS encoding YfhH family protein; the encoded protein is MEKRYSQMTQQELMSEIAQLKVKAQKAEQMGIINEYAVYERKMVMAQAYLMDPSAFKAGDTYEIRDSQEQFKISYMNGVFAWGYRNDSSEEEALPISLLGSKK
- the sspK gene encoding small, acid-soluble spore protein K, whose translation is MRNKEKGFPPRISLDGEPRAKAAYASKRADGSINDHPAERMQASTQSRKHDPGE
- a CDS encoding YfhJ family protein, whose amino-acid sequence is MNDYFERLTTQLLEQNNKISYAEARTWIELLWEDFEATYAKAGRKYQGQEMTEKILSQWINNYGSRLHEVLIEKPKYRELFEQKKFYH
- a CDS encoding metal-dependent hydrolase; translated protein: MDTGTHVVMGVALGGLATLDPIVSGSPTMTQAVMLGAIIGSQAPDFDTVLKLKNNATYLRHHRGVTHSIPAWFIWPTLITIVLTLTIPNVNVLHLWLWTFLAVFLHVFVDIFNAYGTKAFAPIKDKWIALGVINIFDIFIFITHIIGIILWRFGTDPGWTFLAMYAVITCYYIWRVRAQRAVYRYVKSLHPDATHIFTSPTYRWNSWHIVVRTKDEMYVAKMKNGTLEYFETYPFETIPDLQIIKDARKDPNLSAFLSFSPAYRWEVTEESHGYTVKFVDLRYRSKGHYPFIAIVRLNSEHEILSSYTGWIFNNETLKRKLEVAI
- the mutY gene encoding A/G-specific adenine glycosylase, which produces MNIEELREWPAEDFQANLLHWYEENKRDLPWRRERDPYKIWVSEIMLQQTKVDTVIPYYERFISLFPSAKALAEAEEETVLKAWEGLGYYSRARNLHAAVKEVNEVYGGMVPNNKAEISRLRGVGPYTAGAILSIAYNIPAPAVDGNVMRVVTRLLLMYDDISKVTTRKKIEAIIEQIISEQHPSEFNQALMELGALICTPRNPACLICPVQLQCRAREEGVQETLPVKAKKAKPKQKNMLALVVKNKAGQVLIQKRPETGLLANLWQFPNVEADNIEAIVNYMKETAQLEVDVNVTVKQHVKHVFTHLIWEIDVYSGEVGEWGEETDLESSSFKFVDKEDIDWYPFPVSHQKIIDRMVKGEE
- a CDS encoding SDR family NAD(P)-dependent oxidoreductase, which encodes MDLNLSEKKVLITGGSKGIGKGIAKAFLKEGAQVGVVARDEKALNALKNEEEKIAIFQGDMTSEADRIRVFNEFMNEFENIDILINNAGGSQGSTVEETNIEEFEQAMQLNFFSAVHLSKLAYSEMKKQKTGSIINISSIFGRESGGKVTYNNAKSAMISFTKAFADEAVKNGVRVNGVAPGSILHPTGNWQRRLEENPDKMKQFVEDEIPAGRFGTVGEVADVVVFLASERAKWVIGATLNVDGGQSRANF